One window of Robiginitalea biformata HTCC2501 genomic DNA carries:
- a CDS encoding site-specific integrase: MTQTFSLLFYIKGKCHNPFVPVPIYMRITVDGKRSEMSTARKIDPEKWDAKAGRMRGNTQEASELNHYLDMIRAKINKIHYQFIESEKPFTARQIKERYLQKDQRFKMLMEVFEEHNRQMKSLVGKEYALGTWKRYNTTFKHTREFLKTEYRRDDIPMMEVDLRFINRFDYFLKFTKECNHNSSLKYINNFKKIIRMGVANDWIQKDPFYNFKAKFKWVDREYLTREELERLINYEVTVPRMGIVKDMFVFCCFTGLAYIDVKKLTPNNIVKHIDGSLWIQSARQKTRSKLGIPLLPTALEIIEKYEDHPKVVNGDCVIPVLSNQRSNAYLKEIADICGITKHLTTHLARHTFATTVTLSNGVPIETVGKLLGHRNLRATQHYAKIVNKKVADDMAALKNVLNLRKPQKETPRPQNRFLSSGE; this comes from the coding sequence ATGACCCAAACTTTCTCTCTCCTGTTTTATATCAAAGGCAAGTGCCATAACCCGTTTGTTCCGGTGCCCATTTATATGCGGATTACGGTCGATGGCAAGCGATCCGAAATGAGTACCGCCCGGAAGATTGACCCCGAAAAATGGGATGCCAAAGCCGGACGGATGCGGGGCAATACCCAGGAAGCCTCCGAACTGAACCACTACCTGGACATGATCCGAGCCAAGATCAATAAAATCCACTATCAATTCATCGAAAGTGAAAAACCGTTCACTGCGCGCCAGATCAAAGAACGCTACCTGCAAAAGGACCAGCGTTTCAAAATGTTGATGGAAGTATTCGAGGAGCATAACCGTCAGATGAAATCACTTGTCGGAAAAGAGTATGCCCTGGGTACCTGGAAGCGATACAATACTACCTTTAAACATACACGGGAATTCCTCAAAACAGAATACCGCCGGGACGATATCCCGATGATGGAAGTGGACTTGCGGTTTATTAACCGGTTTGACTATTTCCTGAAATTCACCAAAGAATGCAACCACAATTCCAGCCTGAAGTATATCAACAACTTCAAGAAGATTATCCGCATGGGCGTGGCGAATGACTGGATTCAAAAAGATCCCTTCTATAATTTCAAGGCCAAGTTCAAATGGGTAGACCGGGAATACCTGACACGGGAGGAACTGGAACGGTTAATCAACTATGAAGTTACGGTTCCGCGAATGGGAATCGTAAAAGATATGTTCGTATTCTGCTGTTTTACCGGACTCGCTTATATCGATGTGAAGAAGCTTACCCCGAACAACATCGTTAAGCATATAGACGGTAGTCTATGGATTCAAAGTGCCAGACAAAAGACCCGTTCCAAGCTGGGCATCCCCCTCCTTCCTACTGCCCTGGAAATCATAGAAAAGTATGAGGACCACCCCAAGGTGGTGAATGGCGATTGTGTAATTCCTGTCCTAAGCAACCAACGCTCCAATGCCTATCTCAAGGAAATAGCGGACATCTGCGGCATCACCAAACACCTGACCACCCATTTGGCCCGGCACACGTTTGCGACAACAGTTACGCTCTCCAATGGCGTGCCTATCGAAACAGTCGGTAAGCTCCTGGGACATCGGAATCTCCGAGCCACCCAGCACTATGCTAAGATCGTCAATAAGAAAGTGGCAGACGATATGGCAGCGCTTAAAAATGTGCTCAACCTAAGAAAGCCGCAAAAAGAAACGCCACGGCCTCAGAATCGATTTCTTTCCTCAGGGGAATGA